In Dromiciops gliroides isolate mDroGli1 chromosome 4, mDroGli1.pri, whole genome shotgun sequence, one DNA window encodes the following:
- the NUAK2 gene encoding NUAK family SNF1-like kinase 2 yields the protein MEPFTFPKRSILASSPSVGLASPLADGLIKSPKPLMKKQAVKRHHHKHNLRHHYEFLETLGKGTYGKVQKARERSGRLVAIKSIRKDKIKDEQDLLHIRREIEIMSSLNHPHIITIHEVFENNNKIVIVMEYASRGDLYDYISERQRLSEQEARHFFRQIVSAVYYCHKNGIVHRDLKLENILLDANDNIKIADFGLSNLYHQDKLLQTFCGSPLYASPEIVNGKPYMGPEVDSWSLGVLLYILVHGMMPFDGQDFKTLVKQISNGEYREPTKPSDACGLIRWLLMVNPTRRATLEDVASHWWVNWGYAMPIREQEALQESGVPGGESPRTTVAEWLRRSSRPLLENSAKVRSFFKQHTTGGAGLERQHSLKKSRKENDMAQSLQGGVTAEVSPGPGKGIKLPKGILKKKVACPTEEQREHSEEPTAEPLTPPISPRHTALALPKKGILKKPRQRESGYYSSPEPSDSGDLLDAGDVFVNSYPSVRETYRPPQLPLHRKGILKHNGKFSGASQELTVFGSLDELVPALSSTRAPRPSGAVSEDSILSTESFDQLDLPERLPNPKLSLRGCVSVDDLMGLEEPAPQGSGSRLRRWKQDPLADSCFSLADCKRLNTFYQKAMAVGMKLS from the exons atgGAGCCTTTCACTTTCCCCAAACGTTCCATCCTAGCTTCCTCCCCTTCCGTGGGGCTCGCCTCGCCCCTAGCAGATGGGCTCATTAAGTCTCCCAAGCCCCTGATGAAGAAGCAGGCGGTAAAGAGGCATCATCACAAGCACAATTTGCGGCACCACTATGAGTTCCTGGAAACCTTGGGCAAAGGGACCTACGGAAAGGTGCAGAAAGCGAGAGAGCGATCGGGAAGACTG GTGGCCATCAAGTCCATCcgaaaagataaaattaaagatgAGCAGGACCTGCTGCACATCCGGAGGGAGATTGAGATCATGTCATCTCTCAACCACCCACATATCATCACCATCCATGAAg tatttgaaaacaacaacaagatcGTCATCGTCATGGAGTATGCCAGCCGAGGAGACTTGTATGACTACATTAGTGAACGGCAGCGTCTCAGTGAGCAAGAGGCCCGGCATTTCTTCCGACAGATTGTCTCAGCTGTGTACTATTGTCATAAG aaTGGGATTGTCCACCGGGATCTCAAACTGGAGAATATCCTCCTGGATGCTAATGACAACATCAAG ATCGCAGACTTTGGCCTCTCCAACCTCTACCACCAGGACAAGCTCCTGCAGACCTTCTGTGGGAGCCCCCTCTATGCCTCACCGGAGATTGTCAATGGGAAGCCCTACATGGGCCCAGAG GTGGACAGCTGGTCTCTGGGTGTTCTCCTCTATATCCTGGTACACGGCATGATGCCCTTTGATGGACAGGATTTTAAGACTCTTGTGAAACAGATCAGCAATGGTGAATATCGGGAACCCACCAAGCCTTCTG ATGCTTGTGGACTGATCCGGTGGCTGCTAATGGTGAACCCTACCCGCAGGGCCACCCTGGAGGATGTGGCCAGCCATTGGTGGGTCAACTGGGGCTATGCTATGCCAATTAGGGAGCAGGAGGCTCTTCAAGAAAGCGGAGTTCCAGGGGGAGAGTCCCCCCGGACCACAGTGGCTGAGTGGCTCCGACGATCCTCTCGGCCCCTCCTGGAAAACAGTGCCAAGGTGCGCAGTTTCTTTAAGCAGCATACGACGGGCGGGGCGGGGCTGGAGCGCCAGCACTCGCTTAAGAAATCCCGAAAGGAGAACGATATGGCTCAGTCTCTCCAGGGGGGTGTAACTGCAGAGGTCTCCCCTGGCCCAGGCAAAGGTATCAAGCTGCCCAAGGGTATCCTCAAGAAGAAGGTGGCCTGTCCcacagaggaacagagagagcaCTCAGAGGAGCCTACAGCGGAGCCCCTCACACCCCCCATCAGTCCCAGGCACACTGCCCTGGCACTACCCAAGAAGGGAATTCTTAAGAAGCCTCGGCAGAGGGAGTCAGGGTATTACTCTTCTCCTGAACCAAGTGATTCAGGGGACCTTTTGGATGCAGGTGACGTGTTTGTGAACAGCTACCCCAGTGTCAGGGAGACTTACCGGCCCCCACAGCTGCCCCTCCATCGCAAGGGCATCCTCAAACACAATGGCAAGTTCTCAGGGGCCTCtcaagagctcactgtctttggTTCTCTGGATGAGCTGGTCCCGGCCCTATCTTCCACTCGTGCCCCTCGGCCCTCAGGTGCTGTGAGCGAGGACAGCATCCTGTCCACAGAGTCGTTTGACCAGCTTGACCTACCAGAACGCTTACCTAACCCTAAGCTGAGCCTGCGTGGCTGCGTGTCAGTGGACGACCTGATGGGCCTAGAGGAGCCAGCACCCCAGGGCTCTGGCTCAAGGCTCAGGCGATGGAAGCAGGATCCCCTTGCTGACAGCTGCTTCTCCCTGGCGGACTGCAAGAGACTCAATACGTTCTACCAGAAAGCAATGGCTGTTGGCATGAAACTCAGCTGA